In Pseudomonas sp. ADAK2, the genomic window CCATAAAGGTCAGCGTCCCGGCCGCTGCGCCACCCGTGCCGCCGGACACCGGCGCATCCGCCATGGCCACGCCTTGCTTGGCGGCGGCCGCGGCTACGTCACGAGCGGTCTGCGGATCGATCGTGCTGCAATCAACGGCCGGCACACCCTGGCCGATACCGGCGAGCACACCGTCCTCACCGAGCCAGACGCTACGCACATGCACAGCGGCTGGCAGCATGGTGATCACCAGTTCTGCACCCTGCGCCGCTTCACGCGCCGAAGCGCTGATGCTGCCGCCCAGTTGCTCCAGCTCGGCCAGAACAGTCTTGTTCAGATCGACCAGGTTCAGCGAATGGCCAGCCTTGATCAGGTTGCGCGCCATCGGCGCGCCCATGTTGCCGAGACCGATAAAAGCGATTTTCATGCCTGGCTCCTTAACGCAAGTTGATGGTGGTGTTCACACCGTCGTTGACGCTGTCGTCATCGAACCAGCGACTGGTGACCGTCTTGGTCTGAGTGTAGAACTGCACCACTTGCTTGCCATACGGACCAAGGTCGCCGAGTTTCGAACCACGGGAACCGGTGAAGCTGAAGAACGGGACCGGCACCGGAATCGGGATGTTGATCCCGACCTGGCCGACATCGATTTCATTCTGGAATTTACGCGCCGCAGCACCGCTCTGGGTGAACAGACCCGTACCGTTACCGAACGGGTTGGCGTTGACCAGGGCAATCGCCTGATCGAGGGTGTCGACTTCCAACACCACCAGCACCGGGCCGAAGATTTCCTGGGTGTAGATCTGCATCTCGGTGGTCACGCCAGAGAACAGGGTCGGGCCGACAAAGTTGCCCTTCTCGAAGCCCGGAACGCTGATCTCGCGACCATCGAGCTCCAGCTTGGCGCCTTCCTTGATGCCGCTTTCGATCAGATCAAGAATCCGCGCCTTGGCCTTTTTCGAAATCACCGGGCCGACATCGGTACCCGCTTCGCTACCCGCGTTCACCTTGAGTTTCTGCGCCAGCGCTTTCAGATCAGGCAGCCATTGCTTGGACGCGCCCACCAACACCACCACCGAAGTGGCCATGCAACGCTGACCGGCGGCACCGAAACCGGCACCGACCAAAGCATTGAGGGTTTGTTCGCGATTGGCATCCGGCAGCACCACGGCATGGTTCTTGGCGCCCATCATCGATTGCACGCGCTTGCCGTGTTTGCCAGCCAGGTCGTAGACGTGAGTACCGACGGCGGTCGAACCGACGAAGGAAACGGCCTTGATGTCTTTGTGGGTGCACAGCGCATCAACCACATCTTTGCCACCGTGAACGACGTTGAGCACGCCCGCCGGTACGCCAGCCTC contains:
- a CDS encoding CoA-acylating methylmalonate-semialdehyde dehydrogenase, whose protein sequence is MNASLTPNETTVQTVKLLINGEWVESQTTEWHDIVNPATQQVLAKVPFATAQEVDAAISAAHSAFQTWKLTPIGARMRIMLKLQALIREHSKRIAVVLSAEQGKTIADAEGDIFRGLEVVEHACSIGTLQMGEFAENVAGGVDTYTLRQPIGVCAGITPFNFPAMIPLWMFPMAIACGNTFVLKPSEQDPLSTMLLVELAIEAGVPAGVLNVVHGGKDVVDALCTHKDIKAVSFVGSTAVGTHVYDLAGKHGKRVQSMMGAKNHAVVLPDANREQTLNALVGAGFGAAGQRCMATSVVVLVGASKQWLPDLKALAQKLKVNAGSEAGTDVGPVISKKAKARILDLIESGIKEGAKLELDGREISVPGFEKGNFVGPTLFSGVTTEMQIYTQEIFGPVLVVLEVDTLDQAIALVNANPFGNGTGLFTQSGAAARKFQNEIDVGQVGINIPIPVPVPFFSFTGSRGSKLGDLGPYGKQVVQFYTQTKTVTSRWFDDDSVNDGVNTTINLR